In Synergistaceae bacterium, the following proteins share a genomic window:
- the hisC gene encoding histidinol-phosphate transaminase — translation MSKFLHSKFKSLDPYDTSDELESMKGYIRLNTNESPFMPSPLAIEYAHKAAQGLNYYSDPDCNLLAEKISSMLNIKSSQIIFGNGSDEILNFIFMGMCENGAAFPDITYSFYKILAKFHGVNYKLIPLKNLRICPDDYKNLQSRTIFIANPNAPTGLALELGELEKIILLNPDSLIIIDEAYIDFADSESAIKLVNQYNNIIITRTFSKSRSLAGGRLGFCVTSEEIAKDLRDIKNTITPYNINAMTQAAGLGSLEDDDYYRQNIKAICTVRDETKIKLREMGFTVMDSETNFLFTRHERLTGQEIFNYLKQHGIMIRYFASLPEYNRITIGTSEQMQKLLTCLDNII, via the coding sequence ATGAGCAAATTTCTACACTCAAAATTTAAATCGCTTGATCCATATGACACCAGCGACGAACTCGAAAGCATGAAGGGTTATATACGCCTTAACACAAACGAGTCGCCGTTTATGCCTTCACCCCTCGCAATAGAATACGCACATAAAGCAGCACAGGGACTAAATTATTATTCTGATCCTGACTGTAATTTACTAGCTGAAAAAATTTCCAGTATGCTTAATATAAAATCTTCACAAATAATCTTCGGCAACGGGTCAGACGAAATATTAAATTTTATCTTCATGGGAATGTGTGAGAACGGCGCGGCATTTCCTGATATAACTTACTCATTTTATAAGATACTCGCGAAATTTCACGGTGTAAATTATAAATTGATCCCGCTTAAGAATTTAAGAATTTGCCCTGATGATTATAAAAATTTGCAGTCACGAACTATTTTTATAGCTAATCCGAACGCACCGACTGGACTCGCGCTTGAACTCGGCGAACTCGAAAAAATTATATTGCTTAATCCTGACAGCTTAATAATTATCGATGAGGCTTATATTGATTTTGCGGACTCAGAAAGCGCAATTAAACTTGTCAATCAATATAATAATATAATAATCACTCGGACATTTTCAAAATCTCGTTCACTGGCAGGGGGGCGGCTGGGTTTCTGCGTAACTAGTGAAGAAATTGCGAAAGATTTACGGGACATTAAGAATACTATTACACCGTATAATATAAACGCAATGACTCAAGCTGCCGGACTGGGTTCACTTGAAGACGATGATTATTACAGGCAAAATATAAAAGCTATATGCACAGTAAGAGACGAGACTAAAATCAAACTCCGAGAAATGGGCTTTACAGTTATGGACTCAGAGACAAATTTTTTATTTACTCGTCATGAAAGATTAACAGGCCAAGAAATTTTTAATTATTTAAAGCAGCACGGCATAATGATAAGATACTTTGCGAGTTTACCCGAATATAACCGCATAACAATCGGAACTAGTGAACAAATGCAGAAATTATTAACTTGTCTTGATAATATCATATAA
- a CDS encoding CCA tRNA nucleotidyltransferase — protein sequence MRNYLDVLEKVEETGTKAWLVGDTVRMLEMGMKPDVITLAVDTDDMYSILKALGNGTVDSRGPFPALRGEILGVPFRAFGLRGATIEEDLSNRDLSIEAIAIRSDGGMIDPFGGRFDIRNKVIRLTGDNVELIESDPLRILRILRFAAEFEMDIFWKTDTDVRKFLDVHADRMKDIPQERWGREIMKGIIRRPHRFIKMCNDYRLLPYFLKELDDLKYIPDGKDSNLYEHVMKVLQVIESRFDTNKLMQSEAFALAGLFQHIGTRTLDGSDRTKLTDRRITDYMTRWNIPSETIDEVIATLNSYKTFYEPVSEKKFCEDVLEFSREAVEVSLQFSKSVADAGGFTDKYVDVLDNNSWNLKQVLRRFNSVMLQTQGSSRYMTGREVMTLLNMKPGRKVGELLEGLDMAVGTGKVNSRAGAEAWLKEQIA from the coding sequence TTGCGAAATTATTTAGATGTCCTTGAAAAGGTCGAAGAAACCGGCACAAAAGCGTGGCTTGTAGGCGACACAGTTAGAATGCTTGAAATGGGTATGAAGCCTGATGTTATTACACTTGCTGTAGATACTGATGATATGTACTCAATATTAAAAGCTCTCGGCAATGGTACTGTTGATTCACGAGGGCCATTCCCTGCATTGCGCGGTGAAATTCTCGGAGTTCCCTTCAGGGCGTTCGGTCTCAGAGGTGCAACAATAGAAGAAGATTTATCAAACCGTGATTTAAGCATTGAAGCCATTGCTATACGTTCAGACGGCGGAATGATTGACCCGTTCGGAGGAAGATTTGATATTCGCAACAAAGTTATCAGACTCACAGGGGATAATGTTGAGTTAATCGAGTCTGACCCGTTGCGAATCTTGAGAATATTACGTTTTGCAGCTGAATTTGAGATGGATATTTTCTGGAAGACTGATACAGACGTGAGAAAATTTTTAGATGTTCACGCAGATAGAATGAAAGATATTCCACAGGAACGCTGGGGACGCGAAATAATGAAGGGTATTATCAGGCGGCCTCACAGGTTCATAAAAATGTGTAATGATTATAGATTACTGCCATATTTCTTGAAGGAGCTTGACGACTTGAAATATATTCCGGATGGTAAAGACAGCAATTTATATGAACATGTAATGAAAGTTTTGCAAGTTATTGAGTCCCGTTTTGACACGAATAAATTAATGCAGAGTGAAGCATTTGCACTAGCTGGACTATTTCAGCATATAGGAACTAGGACTCTTGACGGCTCTGACCGCACAAAACTTACTGACAGGCGAATTACTGATTATATGACACGTTGGAATATTCCTTCAGAGACTATTGACGAAGTAATTGCGACTCTTAACAGCTATAAAACTTTCTATGAGCCTGTATCAGAAAAAAAATTCTGTGAAGATGTCTTGGAATTCTCGCGCGAGGCCGTAGAAGTCTCGTTACAGTTCTCAAAATCTGTTGCTGATGCGGGCGGATTTACAGACAAATATGTTGATGTACTTGATAATAATTCATGGAATTTAAAGCAGGTTTTACGCAGATTTAATAGTGTAATGTTACAAACTCAGGGCTCTTCACGTTATATGACCGGCCGCGAAGTAATGACCCTTCTTAATATGAAACCGGGCCGCAAAGTCGGTGAATTACTTGAGGGGCTTGATATGGCAGTCGGTACAGGAAAAGTAAACAGCCGGGCAGGTGCTGAGGCTTGGCTGAAGGAACAAATCGCGTGA
- a CDS encoding virulence protein — protein sequence MYAIIFDLNIYDLKKEYGEPYNRAYDEIRQELESVGFEWTQGSVYINKAQKNSLTIVYKAINRLSGIDWFKKSVRDIRAFKVEDWSDFREIVKDGL from the coding sequence ATGTACGCTATTATATTTGATTTAAATATTTATGACCTAAAAAAAGAATACGGAGAGCCATATAATAGAGCTTATGACGAAATCAGACAAGAACTTGAAAGTGTAGGCTTTGAATGGACACAGGGCAGCGTTTATATTAATAAAGCTCAAAAAAATAGCTTGACGATCGTATATAAAGCTATAAATAGATTATCCGGTATAGACTGGTTTAAAAAAAGTGTAAGAGACATCAGAGCTTTTAAGGTTGAAGACTGGTCTGACTTCAGAGAAATAGTGAAGGACGGTCTGTAA
- the mnmE gene encoding tRNA uridine-5-carboxymethylaminomethyl(34) synthesis GTPase MnmE — protein sequence MNDTIAAISTALGEGAIAIIRVSGPDAFIISGKILTRKDFNISGKLYLTNLLDESGNIIDRVLAARFYAPNTYTGENLAEIHTHGGILIARLCLDLLLKNGARSAEPGEFTRRAFINGRIDLSQAEGVLNIINSRSIEALHAAARTLNGELSRLTHEIHDKILNLQGSIEISLDFPEGEIYEDDILSRLESVICELENLISRCSAGMLLSQGVRVVIAGSPNVGKSSLLNALLGKNRAIVTDIPGTTRDIINENIIINGVPIILTDTAGLRETDNIIESEGIKLAQDAINDSDICLYVIDSSRELYDNEKIFIDSLNNRSIIIFNKSDLNQVTREINSSCKKIFVSAKNLTGIQELKALIYDIACKDSLLSSGLNTSAGQLRTLTNALDSLKESRESIINSMGEDITAGLMNSARLDLLRVLGLDAGDELLDSMFSRFCVGK from the coding sequence GTGAATGATACTATAGCGGCAATTTCTACAGCGTTAGGGGAAGGAGCAATCGCAATTATACGAGTCTCCGGCCCTGACGCTTTTATTATTTCCGGAAAAATTTTAACTCGCAAAGATTTTAATATATCTGGCAAATTATATTTAACGAATTTATTAGACGAGTCCGGGAATATTATAGATCGAGTCTTAGCAGCGAGATTTTATGCTCCTAACACGTACACCGGCGAAAATTTAGCAGAAATTCATACTCACGGCGGTATATTAATTGCTAGATTATGCCTTGATTTATTGCTGAAAAACGGCGCGAGGTCAGCAGAACCGGGAGAATTTACTAGACGAGCTTTTATTAACGGACGCATTGATTTATCGCAGGCTGAAGGAGTCTTAAATATAATTAATTCCCGCAGTATTGAAGCCCTTCACGCAGCAGCAAGGACTCTTAACGGGGAATTATCGCGATTAACACACGAGATTCACGACAAAATATTAAATCTTCAGGGTAGTATTGAAATTAGCTTAGACTTCCCAGAGGGTGAAATCTACGAGGACGATATTTTATCACGGCTTGAGAGTGTTATTTGTGAGCTTGAGAATTTAATTTCCCGCTGTTCGGCCGGTATGCTCTTAAGTCAGGGAGTCAGAGTCGTTATTGCAGGGTCTCCGAATGTCGGCAAGTCGTCTTTATTAAATGCACTTCTCGGCAAAAACCGCGCAATTGTTACAGATATTCCAGGAACGACCCGCGATATTATTAACGAGAATATTATTATTAACGGAGTTCCCATTATATTAACTGACACGGCGGGATTGCGTGAGACTGATAATATTATCGAGTCAGAAGGAATAAAGCTCGCTCAAGACGCAATTAATGACAGTGATATTTGCCTGTATGTGATTGACTCGTCGCGTGAATTATATGATAACGAAAAAATTTTTATTGATTCGCTCAACAATCGCAGCATAATAATATTTAACAAGTCAGATTTAAATCAAGTAACGCGCGAAATTAATTCAAGTTGCAAAAAAATTTTTGTATCAGCTAAGAATTTAACGGGCATTCAAGAATTAAAAGCGTTAATTTATGATATAGCATGTAAAGACTCGTTATTATCTTCAGGATTGAATACCAGCGCGGGGCAGTTAAGGACTCTTACAAATGCGCTTGACTCCCTGAAAGAATCACGCGAATCAATAATTAATTCAATGGGAGAAGACATCACAGCGGGACTCATGAATTCAGCAAGACTCGATTTATTGCGGGTGCTTGGCCTTGACGCAGGGGACGAATTACTTGACTCCATGTTCAGCCGGTTTTGTGTAGGCAAATAA
- a CDS encoding 50S ribosomal protein L25, translating into MADIVTLVMESREKTGKGENGRIRRAGQVPCIIYGPEIKENIKGKVNMREIERILAGRWESTRLNVKLPDGREELCIIREAQRHPLTDMPLHIDFLHLVRGRKITVNIPVEVTGREESQGIKDGGVLEAARELEVETLPMSIPDVITVDVSGLNIGDAIHVKDLKLPENVAALADPEEVVAIVVTSRGVEDAAPEEEAPAAADVEVVAKGKAAKESDESDDKEKK; encoded by the coding sequence ATGGCAGACATAGTAACTTTAGTGATGGAGTCCCGTGAGAAAACCGGTAAAGGCGAGAACGGACGAATCAGACGTGCAGGACAAGTACCTTGCATTATTTACGGCCCGGAAATCAAAGAAAATATCAAGGGTAAAGTCAACATGCGCGAGATTGAAAGAATCTTAGCAGGCAGATGGGAGTCAACTCGTCTAAACGTGAAATTACCGGACGGACGCGAGGAACTTTGCATTATTCGTGAAGCTCAGAGACACCCTTTAACTGATATGCCCTTACATATTGACTTCTTGCACTTAGTCAGAGGCCGCAAAATTACCGTTAATATTCCCGTTGAAGTTACAGGACGCGAGGAATCACAGGGCATTAAGGACGGCGGAGTCTTGGAAGCAGCTAGAGAGCTTGAAGTCGAGACTTTACCGATGAGCATTCCCGATGTTATCACGGTCGATGTGTCAGGGCTTAATATCGGCGACGCTATTCACGTTAAAGATTTGAAGCTCCCCGAAAATGTTGCAGCTTTGGCAGATCCTGAAGAAGTTGTCGCAATCGTTGTAACTTCACGCGGAGTCGAGGACGCAGCACCTGAAGAAGAAGCACCGGCAGCAGCTGATGTTGAAGTCGTTGCAAAGGGTAAAGCAGCCAAAGAGAGCGACGAATCAGACGATAAGGAGAAAAAATAA
- a CDS encoding cytidylate kinase-like family protein: MNRIITIGREFGSGGREVGRKLADILKVAYYDREIISEIAKRTSLSEKYVQNVAEHKPIIPFPIHTGRTFWAVIPDYNQSVQQEQHNIIKEMASKSDCIIVGRGADYILRELKPLRLFIYSDMASKILRCQENNISDDYEKGAGMSESELTKRIEQINKSRADYYEFYTGQKWGDKANYDICINTAKIEPAKIAEFAAKIC, encoded by the coding sequence ATGAACAGAATAATAACGATAGGACGGGAATTTGGCAGCGGGGGACGTGAAGTCGGCCGAAAACTTGCTGATATTCTCAAAGTGGCTTACTATGACCGCGAAATTATTTCAGAAATAGCAAAGCGCACTTCCCTATCAGAAAAATACGTTCAGAATGTCGCCGAACACAAGCCTATAATCCCGTTCCCTATTCATACGGGCCGAACTTTCTGGGCAGTGATTCCGGATTATAATCAATCAGTCCAGCAGGAACAGCATAATATAATTAAGGAAATGGCCTCAAAATCTGACTGCATTATCGTGGGACGCGGTGCAGATTATATTTTGCGCGAGTTAAAGCCGTTGAGATTATTTATATATTCGGATATGGCCAGCAAAATTTTACGCTGTCAGGAAAATAATATTTCAGACGATTACGAGAAGGGCGCGGGCATGTCAGAGAGCGAACTCACCAAGAGAATCGAGCAAATTAATAAATCAAGAGCTGATTACTACGAGTTCTACACAGGTCAGAAATGGGGAGATAAAGCTAATTACGATATTTGTATTAATACAGCAAAAATAGAACCTGCTAAAATAGCTGAGTTTGCAGCTAAAATTTGCTAA
- a CDS encoding CBS domain-containing protein: MHLITSHLNTDLDSLASMFAIQKLYPDAVICPPGSMSRKVKEFLARQGHQWAAKILKPKKIPLDEVTLMIVTDTRSRSRIGAFAALAGRQDVAVHVYDHHPATQDDLPAEELIYEPIGAATTMILEHLLNERKEITPEEATLFAYGIYDDTGALTYESTTERDIAAISYLRELGADLSGILSQVESDMSAEDKKLLDTMAENAREIYINGAKVLLTWAETQEYVSGLSVFVNKLKESCESHVTIAVINNGGRKINIIARSMQGFLNVKEFLSQYGGSGHYQAGSATLSDTTKSPQEILQEIELKLSTAIPNKLKVADIMTSPVIAVNPDARVDEGYRTMLRFGMKSLPVADSNGEVVGMMTRKDLDKAHLHGLDRAKISDFMTQGIISLNSEASIEEAHRMMATYGFEKMPVLALNGKLVGTLSRADLLKALYHSGALSNEDDTSRDSSGFLWVENVAHLMEEAFSLKTLSLLRRVGTKAQELGMKAYLVGGTVRDILMGVHNVDIDISVEGDAEKLVTSWNEPGCKTTLHGRYKTGTITFPDGEKVDVATARREFYEYAAATPIVESDSLKQDLGRRDFTVNAMSISLSEDDWGTLTDNYGGRADLKDKLLRILHNLSFVEDPSRVLRGIRLEQRLNMSFEDNTLRLLKSTVKGGLLECLSTTRVRAELELISKESCFRKIAVRMRDLGVWESLFPGVYVGIGLSRRLAIMDHFLHQVQNHGIDFKGMKWLIGMAVILTDSKPEVRFSAMDRMNLNPNERDQLTKCFMQWPNVEKFCANKKSVKNSDAYLFFKSYDPVPLVYWLTLLKSPEARRIIIEHMELWMTYKGRLTGADLQKFGLKGKEIGEMLANIKLAIIDREIKSLEDEINFVKENINPQKE, translated from the coding sequence ATGCATTTAATAACAAGTCATTTGAATACAGATTTAGACTCGCTTGCTAGCATGTTCGCTATACAAAAATTATATCCTGACGCAGTAATTTGTCCGCCCGGTTCAATGAGTCGAAAAGTTAAAGAATTTCTTGCTCGTCAGGGTCATCAATGGGCAGCTAAAATTTTAAAGCCTAAGAAAATCCCTCTTGATGAAGTAACATTAATGATAGTTACAGATACGCGCTCACGTTCCCGAATCGGAGCATTTGCAGCACTGGCAGGCCGTCAAGATGTCGCAGTTCACGTATATGATCATCACCCGGCAACACAGGACGATTTACCCGCTGAAGAATTAATTTACGAGCCGATCGGGGCAGCTACTACAATGATACTTGAGCATTTATTAAACGAGCGCAAGGAAATTACACCCGAAGAAGCTACTTTATTTGCTTATGGAATTTATGACGACACTGGCGCATTGACTTATGAGTCCACGACTGAGCGCGATATTGCGGCAATTAGTTATTTGCGTGAACTCGGTGCGGATTTGTCGGGGATTCTTTCGCAGGTTGAGTCCGACATGTCAGCAGAGGACAAGAAATTACTTGATACTATGGCAGAAAACGCGCGCGAAATTTATATAAACGGTGCGAAAGTTTTATTAACATGGGCAGAGACTCAAGAATACGTTTCGGGCTTGTCAGTGTTCGTGAATAAGCTAAAAGAATCTTGCGAGTCTCATGTTACAATTGCTGTAATAAATAACGGCGGGAGAAAAATTAACATAATCGCTCGGAGTATGCAGGGATTCTTGAATGTTAAAGAATTTCTCTCACAATATGGAGGCAGCGGACATTATCAGGCAGGGAGCGCGACTCTTTCTGACACAACAAAATCGCCTCAAGAAATTTTGCAGGAAATAGAGTTAAAACTTTCTACAGCAATTCCCAATAAATTAAAAGTTGCTGACATTATGACATCGCCCGTTATAGCCGTGAATCCTGACGCAAGAGTCGACGAAGGTTATCGAACTATGTTAAGATTTGGCATGAAGTCTTTACCAGTTGCCGACTCAAATGGTGAAGTCGTCGGAATGATGACCCGCAAAGATTTAGACAAGGCACATTTACACGGACTCGACCGCGCAAAAATTTCAGATTTCATGACTCAGGGAATTATAAGCCTGAACTCTGAAGCCTCAATAGAAGAAGCTCATAGAATGATGGCTACATATGGATTTGAGAAAATGCCGGTGCTTGCCTTAAATGGGAAGTTAGTCGGCACTCTTTCACGGGCTGATTTACTGAAGGCATTATATCATTCTGGCGCGCTCTCAAATGAAGATGACACATCGAGGGACTCAAGCGGCTTTTTATGGGTTGAAAATGTTGCTCACTTGATGGAAGAGGCTTTTAGCTTGAAAACTTTATCACTTTTGCGGAGAGTCGGCACTAAGGCTCAAGAATTAGGCATGAAGGCTTATTTAGTCGGCGGTACAGTCCGGGATATTTTAATGGGAGTTCACAATGTCGATATTGATATTTCTGTAGAAGGCGACGCGGAAAAACTTGTAACTTCATGGAATGAACCGGGCTGTAAGACTACTTTACACGGGCGGTATAAAACAGGGACTATAACATTTCCGGACGGGGAGAAGGTTGACGTGGCAACAGCAAGACGGGAATTTTACGAATATGCGGCGGCGACTCCGATTGTTGAGAGCGACTCACTAAAACAGGATCTCGGACGGCGTGATTTCACAGTTAATGCTATGTCTATTTCTCTAAGTGAAGACGACTGGGGGACTCTGACTGACAATTACGGCGGGCGTGCAGATTTGAAGGATAAATTATTGAGAATACTTCATAATTTGAGCTTTGTAGAAGATCCTTCACGAGTTTTGCGGGGAATAAGGCTCGAACAGCGTTTAAATATGTCATTTGAAGATAACACGTTAAGATTGCTTAAGAGTACAGTTAAAGGCGGCTTGCTTGAATGTCTCTCAACAACTAGAGTGCGTGCAGAGCTTGAATTAATCTCAAAGGAGTCATGTTTTCGCAAAATTGCTGTCAGAATGCGCGATCTAGGAGTCTGGGAGTCGTTATTTCCGGGCGTATATGTCGGTATAGGATTATCGAGGCGGCTTGCAATAATGGATCACTTTTTGCACCAAGTCCAGAATCACGGAATAGATTTCAAGGGCATGAAATGGCTTATCGGGATGGCCGTAATATTGACTGATTCAAAACCTGAAGTAAGATTTTCAGCAATGGACAGAATGAATCTAAACCCTAACGAGCGCGACCAGCTTACAAAATGTTTTATGCAGTGGCCAAACGTCGAGAAATTTTGCGCGAATAAAAAAAGTGTCAAGAATTCAGACGCTTATTTATTCTTTAAGAGTTATGATCCCGTCCCGTTAGTTTACTGGCTGACTCTGTTAAAATCTCCTGAAGCAAGACGCATTATAATTGAACATATGGAATTATGGATGACTTATAAAGGCCGGTTAACTGGCGCGGATCTGCAGAAATTCGGACTCAAGGGTAAAGAAATCGGCGAAATGCTTGCAAATATCAAACTTGCGATAATTGACCGTGAAATAAAATCGCTCGAAGATGAGATTAATTTTGTCAAGGAAAATATTAACCCGCAAAAAGAGTGA